The following are encoded together in the Dyella terrae genome:
- a CDS encoding sodium:calcium antiporter — MLIALLFLLSAGAIYLACEYFVNGVEWFGQKLNLGATATGTILAAFGTALPESAVTFVAVILGKTPEQKDIGVGAALGGPLVLATIAYAVVGVALWANRRRLQRVDHAVRVGHGRLARDQSWFLAIFVVKCGLGLVAFAFKPWLGVVFLLAYGLYVWRELKTSDTAPEEEELEPLKFQPKAVDPSLWWVVLQTTLALVVIAFASHTFVKQIEAIGVALQLSPHLVALVLSPVATELPETMNALIWVRQGKERLALANISGAMMIQATIPSSLALFATPWLFDAPLMVAGVLTGIAVIYLWWLFRRGRVDARWLVPVGALYGVFAAYVAWHFYAS, encoded by the coding sequence ATGCTTATTGCATTGTTGTTTCTGCTTTCAGCCGGCGCGATCTATCTCGCGTGCGAGTATTTCGTCAACGGCGTGGAGTGGTTCGGCCAGAAGCTCAATCTGGGCGCCACGGCCACGGGCACCATCCTGGCCGCTTTCGGTACCGCGCTCCCCGAGAGTGCGGTGACGTTCGTGGCGGTCATTCTCGGCAAAACCCCCGAGCAGAAGGACATCGGCGTCGGCGCGGCGCTGGGTGGTCCGCTGGTTCTCGCCACCATCGCCTATGCCGTTGTCGGCGTGGCGCTATGGGCCAATCGCCGCCGCCTGCAACGCGTCGACCATGCTGTGCGCGTCGGGCATGGCCGGCTGGCGCGCGACCAATCATGGTTCCTTGCGATTTTCGTGGTGAAGTGTGGGCTTGGCCTGGTTGCCTTCGCCTTCAAGCCATGGCTGGGTGTGGTGTTCCTGTTGGCTTATGGCCTCTACGTATGGCGTGAGCTGAAGACCTCCGACACGGCGCCGGAGGAAGAAGAGCTCGAGCCACTGAAGTTCCAGCCGAAAGCTGTCGACCCGTCGCTGTGGTGGGTTGTCTTGCAGACGACGCTGGCGCTGGTAGTGATCGCCTTCGCCTCGCATACCTTCGTCAAGCAGATCGAGGCCATCGGCGTGGCGCTGCAGTTGTCGCCGCATCTCGTCGCCCTGGTGCTCAGCCCGGTCGCCACGGAGCTGCCCGAGACCATGAATGCGTTGATCTGGGTGCGGCAGGGTAAGGAGCGTCTGGCACTGGCCAACATCTCAGGCGCCATGATGATTCAGGCGACTATTCCCAGTTCGTTGGCCCTGTTCGCCACACCGTGGCTGTTCGATGCGCCTCTGATGGTGGCTGGCGTGCTGACGGGTATTGCTGTGATCTATCTGTGGTGGCTGTTCCGGCGTGGGCGCGTGGATGCGCGTTGGTTGGT